In the Bordetella genomosp. 10 genome, one interval contains:
- a CDS encoding IclR family transcriptional regulator yields the protein MKRAKTNSTAEDPGTSLGRAFAVLELFTLGHPVVAVDYVTAQLGYTRSTAYRYLRELCSAGLITQAAPGVYSLGPRIIELERLMALTDPLYRAGQAVLAREPQDNTALLLHNLYEDKVLCILKAGPDVLECGGQRITIRRARGIPFPLFHGAASLALLPWLPAQRILQTYLQSPKAIAGAGLGNDWEGFRHAMAAVRRTGYATSSGTITPLLSGVAVPILSPSGRLLGSLARTMPTETLTPGAEAEHARTLRVLAQLVAHACCDASAARRGDAEMASPQRSASRKRPLHPQDECPNEKQQDERTPGDTGIGRGRRGWRGNIPDPGHR from the coding sequence GTGAAACGCGCCAAGACCAACAGCACCGCGGAAGATCCCGGCACCAGCCTGGGCCGGGCATTCGCTGTCCTTGAACTTTTCACCCTCGGCCACCCGGTGGTCGCCGTCGACTACGTCACCGCGCAATTGGGCTATACGCGGTCGACCGCCTACCGGTACCTGCGGGAATTGTGCAGTGCGGGACTCATCACGCAGGCCGCGCCCGGCGTCTACAGCCTGGGGCCGCGCATCATCGAACTCGAGCGCTTGATGGCCCTCACCGACCCGCTGTACCGGGCCGGGCAGGCGGTCCTGGCGCGGGAGCCGCAAGACAATACGGCGCTGCTGCTGCACAACCTGTACGAAGACAAGGTCTTGTGCATTCTCAAGGCCGGCCCGGACGTGCTGGAATGCGGCGGGCAGCGGATCACCATCCGCCGCGCCCGCGGCATTCCCTTCCCGCTGTTTCATGGCGCGGCGTCGCTGGCCCTGTTGCCATGGCTACCGGCGCAGCGGATCCTGCAGACCTATCTGCAAAGCCCCAAGGCGATCGCCGGCGCGGGCCTGGGCAACGATTGGGAAGGGTTTCGCCACGCCATGGCCGCCGTGCGTCGGACCGGCTATGCCACCAGCAGCGGCACCATCACCCCGCTGCTCAGCGGCGTGGCGGTGCCCATCCTGTCGCCCAGCGGCAGGCTGCTGGGCAGCCTCGCGCGCACCATGCCGACCGAGACCTTGACCCCTGGCGCGGAAGCCGAACACGCCAGGACCCTGCGCGTCCTCGCCCAACTGGTGGCGCACGCCTGCTGCGATGCCTCCGCGGCCAGGCGCGGAGATGCCGAAATGGCCTCTCCCCAGCGCTCAGCCTCCCGCAAGCGGCCGTTGCATCCACAAGACGAATGCCCAAACGAGAAGCAGCAGGACGAACGCACTCCCGGCGATACGGGCATAGGCCGCGGACGTCGTGGATGGCGCGGGAACATACCGGATCCAGGTCACCGCTAG
- a CDS encoding DUF3592 domain-containing protein, translated as MRKVKKCLAIVLYTLGPAFFLCMFFSPRFSYQLLDRAFSSYVTVQATPRDCALVRRGNAHEDGIVCTLDYAANGKAASVKAVAWESESIFNTQAALHRRLAAFVQGQPVDIDIDPDHDFKRPQVVPQDWFQASAAGLNLLVFVGLFAGVGYACTALNDAPGRRADYDYDAHGELVRKRGAGVAGGVKLLLAWLLWCLLLLAMCYLWTNRPANHRLLLGRELAPTPAILTHCESAYTGYKGHDQIECDTAYWWQGRKLRGQAEAIDFRFFPTDARLDRAVEAAEGRHVQAYVDPAQPSYAIAFVNDDIFVPSTQGLGNIMWTVIFCALTLGLIFTSRYRSR; from the coding sequence ATGCGCAAGGTCAAGAAGTGCCTGGCGATCGTCCTGTATACCTTGGGGCCGGCCTTTTTCCTGTGCATGTTCTTCTCGCCGCGGTTTTCCTATCAATTGCTGGATCGCGCATTCAGCTCGTATGTCACCGTGCAGGCCACGCCCCGCGACTGCGCGCTGGTGCGCCGGGGGAACGCGCACGAAGACGGGATAGTCTGCACGCTGGACTATGCCGCGAACGGCAAGGCGGCGTCCGTCAAGGCCGTGGCGTGGGAGTCCGAGAGCATTTTCAATACGCAGGCGGCGCTGCATCGCCGGCTCGCGGCCTTTGTCCAGGGGCAGCCGGTCGATATCGACATCGATCCGGACCATGATTTCAAGCGTCCGCAAGTGGTGCCCCAGGACTGGTTCCAGGCCTCGGCGGCCGGCCTGAACCTGCTGGTCTTTGTCGGCCTGTTCGCGGGCGTCGGCTACGCCTGCACCGCCCTGAATGACGCGCCCGGGCGTCGCGCCGACTACGACTATGACGCGCATGGCGAACTGGTTCGTAAACGCGGCGCGGGCGTCGCCGGCGGCGTGAAACTGCTCCTGGCATGGCTGCTGTGGTGTTTGTTATTGCTCGCCATGTGCTATCTCTGGACCAACCGGCCGGCAAACCACCGGCTGCTTCTCGGCCGCGAACTGGCGCCGACGCCCGCCATCCTGACCCATTGCGAGTCGGCCTATACCGGCTACAAGGGGCATGACCAGATCGAATGCGACACCGCCTATTGGTGGCAGGGCCGGAAATTGCGCGGACAGGCCGAGGCCATCGATTTTCGCTTCTTTCCCACCGACGCCCGGCTCGACCGCGCGGTAGAAGCCGCCGAGGGACGCCACGTCCAGGCTTATGTCGATCCCGCCCAACCCAGCTATGCGATCGCTTTCGTCAATGACGATATCTTCGTGCCGTCGACCCAGGGCCTGGGGAATATCATGTGGACCGTCATTTTCTGCGCGCTGACCCTGGGCTTGATCTTCACGAGCCGCTATCGTTCGCGCTAG
- a CDS encoding DKNYY domain-containing protein — translation MTAMTLLKLPIVVCLLALLALLLLLVKRSRMSRGQEGSAAGRAGIKPWLLAPAFLAVAAAFTVSILLSRSTGQDAASNGESLGPGIYARYQGRIYMNIGGQGEYLLPDADAASFGPFPDHELDSRNIGRDRNAVYCGSQAIVQLRPEQVRFVGHGYVSDGNRAWYCTWEKDNASYHWWQDILNSRDEDSPEKPRFRDYVLVPLEPVHAADLKIVNAAYAQDGVHAYYEGRLIAGADGASLQTVKVTSGQDHPEGYTDDHYVRDGRHVYFDGVPLPEAHPAAFLAFMPDSDQWNTRYGLDKATGQFYAGATPFPAKVDGVDSSALHLLVADRDRANHELFYNASGIWFWDYQDQALKRGCAYPFAGTPTMLSSGIWIDGRNAFFSRTIDDWRNGRNDKSLAARKTQLWMLPDAELTKVADLPGKNGHVRGTLWKGGAQLYFAPSIGQNYFLHDALYLVRNEEGLKRDLLTDHYYVTIFKSEDVERLDSSDSTVVCRMSSDYPSMWAFWK, via the coding sequence ATGACGGCGATGACCTTGCTCAAACTGCCGATAGTCGTGTGCTTGCTGGCGCTGCTGGCCCTCCTGCTATTGCTGGTCAAGCGCTCGCGCATGTCCCGGGGCCAGGAAGGCAGCGCGGCGGGCCGCGCGGGCATCAAGCCATGGCTGCTTGCGCCGGCATTCCTGGCCGTGGCGGCGGCGTTCACCGTTTCCATCCTGCTGAGCCGGTCGACCGGACAGGATGCCGCGAGCAACGGCGAAAGCCTGGGGCCGGGCATCTACGCGCGCTATCAAGGCCGCATCTACATGAACATCGGCGGCCAGGGCGAGTACCTCCTGCCGGACGCCGATGCCGCCAGCTTCGGCCCGTTCCCAGACCACGAACTGGATTCCAGGAATATCGGCAGGGACCGGAATGCCGTTTATTGCGGCTCCCAGGCCATCGTGCAGCTTCGTCCCGAACAGGTTCGCTTCGTCGGCCACGGCTACGTCAGCGACGGCAACCGTGCGTGGTACTGCACCTGGGAAAAGGACAACGCGTCCTACCACTGGTGGCAGGACATCCTGAACAGCCGCGATGAAGACAGCCCGGAAAAACCTCGTTTCAGAGACTATGTGCTCGTACCGCTGGAGCCGGTGCATGCCGCGGACTTGAAGATCGTGAATGCCGCCTATGCGCAGGATGGCGTGCATGCCTATTACGAAGGCCGCCTGATCGCCGGCGCGGATGGCGCGTCGCTGCAGACGGTCAAGGTCACATCGGGCCAGGACCATCCGGAGGGATATACCGACGATCACTACGTGCGCGACGGCCGCCATGTGTATTTCGACGGCGTGCCCTTGCCCGAGGCCCATCCGGCGGCGTTCCTCGCCTTCATGCCCGACAGCGACCAATGGAACACCCGCTATGGGCTGGACAAGGCCACCGGGCAGTTCTATGCGGGCGCAACGCCGTTTCCCGCCAAGGTCGACGGCGTGGACAGCAGCGCGCTGCATCTGCTGGTCGCCGACCGGGACCGCGCCAACCACGAACTCTTCTACAACGCCTCGGGCATCTGGTTCTGGGATTATCAGGACCAGGCGCTCAAGCGCGGCTGCGCGTATCCCTTTGCAGGGACTCCGACCATGCTTTCGTCCGGCATATGGATCGATGGCCGCAATGCCTTCTTCAGCCGGACCATCGACGACTGGCGAAACGGCAGAAACGATAAATCCCTGGCGGCCCGCAAGACGCAGTTGTGGATGCTGCCCGACGCAGAATTGACCAAGGTGGCCGACCTGCCCGGCAAGAACGGCCACGTGCGGGGAACCCTGTGGAAGGGAGGCGCCCAACTGTATTTCGCGCCCAGCATCGGCCAGAATTATTTCCTGCACGATGCCTTGTATCTCGTCAGGAACGAGGAAGGACTGAAACGCGACCTCCTGACGGACCACTATTACGTGACGATCTTCAAATCCGAGGACGTCGAGCGGCTGGATTCATCGGACAGCACGGTCGTCTGCCGGATGTCGTCGGATTACCCGTCCATGTGGGCATTCTGGAAATGA
- a CDS encoding LysR family transcriptional regulator: protein MEQALLSHTAEVGASTDQRPLNLRHIEIFRAIMLSGSICSAGKILHVSQPALSRTLALAESRLGYPLFERTKRRLVPTPEARRLYAEIEDVYERMRGINSLAANLAQGSMAVLKIATSSCFEQTLLPLALTSLQSHVRNLRALTRTFKAAEVAHELLSGNVDLGISLTPIEHPRLATQQVGEDKVVCVMPRTSPLRYKAVIRAEDFLSHPWIGYPPQAPLGKTLRRFLGSHADAVCAIEADTPVAASAYAKNGLGSAIVNAASLPPEIRERTIIRPLDEDPRIGIWASHSNLTPPSVACQKLIAAIRCLAKEQLQKDVAARVPDEA, encoded by the coding sequence ATGGAGCAAGCCCTCTTGTCCCATACCGCCGAAGTTGGCGCATCCACGGACCAGCGTCCGCTGAACCTGCGTCATATCGAAATCTTCCGGGCCATCATGCTGTCCGGCTCGATATGCAGCGCCGGCAAGATACTGCACGTCTCGCAACCCGCCCTGAGCCGCACGCTGGCGCTGGCCGAATCGCGCCTGGGCTATCCGCTGTTCGAACGCACCAAGCGCCGCCTGGTGCCCACGCCCGAGGCGCGGCGCCTGTACGCCGAGATCGAGGACGTCTACGAGCGCATGCGCGGCATCAACAGCCTGGCCGCCAATCTCGCCCAGGGCAGCATGGCCGTGCTGAAGATCGCCACCAGTTCCTGTTTCGAGCAGACCTTGCTGCCGCTGGCCCTGACCAGCCTGCAATCGCACGTGCGCAACCTTCGCGCCCTGACGCGCACCTTCAAGGCGGCCGAAGTCGCGCATGAACTATTGAGCGGCAATGTGGACCTGGGCATTTCCCTGACGCCGATCGAGCATCCGCGCCTGGCGACCCAGCAGGTCGGCGAGGACAAGGTGGTCTGCGTGATGCCGCGCACCTCGCCGCTGCGGTACAAGGCAGTGATACGCGCCGAGGACTTCCTGTCGCATCCATGGATCGGCTACCCGCCGCAAGCGCCGCTGGGAAAAACCTTGCGCCGCTTCCTGGGCTCGCACGCCGATGCGGTCTGTGCCATCGAGGCGGACACGCCCGTGGCGGCCTCCGCCTATGCCAAGAACGGCCTGGGTTCGGCCATCGTCAACGCGGCCAGCCTGCCGCCCGAGATTCGCGAGCGAACCATCATCCGGCCGCTGGACGAGGATCCGCGCATCGGCATCTGGGCCAGCCATTCGAACCTGACGCCGCCGTCGGTCGCCTGCCAGAAGCTGATCGCGGCGATTCGCTGCCTGGCGAAGGAGCAATTGCAGAAGGACGTCGCGGCGCGGGTGCCGGACGAGGCTTGA
- a CDS encoding ABC transporter substrate-binding protein has translation MERREFLKSAAAGGLIAAAGGLPSLSAAQSSKKTLRFVPQSDLANFDPIWGTQYVVRNASIMVWDMLYGIDANMKSQRQMVESEEVSSDGLTWTFTLRKGLKFHDGQPVLTKDVIASLKRWQQRNSMGLMIRDIQAEITPIDDMRFKWVLKKPFPKMLDALGTLGTPCPFIMPERIAQTDPFKQITEYVGSGPMRFVRNEWVPGAKAVFERFADYVPRAEPASWMAGGKKVLVDRVEWIIMPDPATASAALQNGEIDWWENPIADLIPVLKSGSGIVTEIADPLGNVGSFRMNHLYPPFNDVKARRAVLMAMSQQDYMQAIVGENPELWKPMAGFFTPGTPAYTEVGGDIFKGPRDMDAAKKLLAESGYKGEPVTCLVAQNQSITKAMGDVTADLLKRLGMNVDFVATDWGTVGTRRASKAPPAQGGWNMFHSWHVGADCANPAGYIALRANGDKAWFGWPKDDKIETDVLAWYNASGPAQEKSVIEALNKEATDFVVYAPTGFFLQYTAWRSNVTGISKGPMPFIWGVDKA, from the coding sequence GTGGAACGTCGAGAGTTCTTGAAGAGCGCCGCCGCGGGCGGCCTGATCGCCGCCGCCGGCGGATTGCCGTCGCTGTCCGCGGCACAATCGTCGAAGAAGACCCTGCGTTTCGTGCCCCAATCCGACCTCGCCAATTTCGATCCCATCTGGGGCACGCAGTACGTGGTGCGCAATGCGTCGATCATGGTGTGGGACATGCTGTACGGCATCGACGCGAACATGAAGTCGCAACGCCAGATGGTCGAGTCCGAGGAAGTTTCCAGCGACGGGCTGACGTGGACGTTCACGCTGCGCAAAGGCCTGAAGTTCCATGACGGCCAGCCGGTGCTCACCAAGGACGTGATCGCCAGCCTGAAGCGTTGGCAGCAGCGCAATTCCATGGGGCTGATGATCCGCGACATCCAGGCCGAGATCACGCCCATCGACGATATGCGGTTCAAGTGGGTATTGAAGAAACCCTTCCCGAAGATGCTCGACGCGCTGGGCACGCTGGGCACCCCCTGCCCCTTCATCATGCCGGAGCGCATCGCCCAGACCGATCCGTTCAAGCAGATCACCGAATACGTCGGCTCCGGCCCGATGCGCTTCGTCCGCAACGAGTGGGTGCCCGGTGCGAAGGCCGTATTCGAGCGCTTCGCGGACTACGTGCCGCGCGCGGAGCCCGCCTCCTGGATGGCGGGCGGCAAGAAGGTGCTGGTGGACCGCGTCGAGTGGATCATCATGCCCGATCCGGCCACCGCGTCGGCGGCCCTGCAGAACGGCGAAATCGACTGGTGGGAGAACCCCATCGCCGACCTGATCCCGGTGCTCAAGTCCGGTTCGGGCATCGTCACCGAGATCGCCGATCCCCTGGGCAACGTCGGCTCCTTCCGCATGAATCACCTGTATCCGCCGTTCAACGACGTCAAGGCCCGCCGCGCCGTGCTGATGGCGATGAGCCAGCAGGATTACATGCAGGCCATCGTCGGCGAGAATCCCGAACTGTGGAAACCCATGGCGGGCTTCTTCACGCCCGGCACGCCGGCCTATACGGAAGTGGGCGGCGACATTTTCAAGGGGCCGCGCGACATGGACGCGGCGAAGAAACTGCTGGCCGAAAGCGGCTACAAGGGCGAGCCCGTCACCTGCCTGGTGGCGCAGAACCAATCCATTACCAAGGCCATGGGCGACGTGACCGCCGACCTGCTCAAGCGCCTGGGCATGAACGTGGATTTCGTCGCCACCGATTGGGGCACGGTGGGCACCCGCCGCGCCAGCAAGGCCCCGCCCGCCCAGGGCGGCTGGAACATGTTCCACTCCTGGCACGTGGGCGCGGATTGCGCGAATCCGGCCGGCTACATCGCCTTGCGCGCCAATGGCGACAAGGCATGGTTCGGCTGGCCCAAGGACGACAAGATCGAAACCGACGTGCTGGCCTGGTACAACGCGTCCGGTCCGGCGCAGGAGAAGTCGGTCATCGAAGCCCTGAACAAGGAGGCCACCGACTTCGTGGTGTATGCCCCGACCGGTTTCTTTCTCCAGTACACGGCGTGGCGCAGCAACGTCACGGGCATCTCCAAGGGGCCGATGCCTTTCATATGGGGCGTGGACAAGGCCTGA
- a CDS encoding ABC transporter permease, with the protein MYAYILKRIGATVPVLAMVGVFVFGLLFVAPGDPAAIVAGDQASPADIARIRAAMGLDRPFLVQLGEWFWNILHGDLGKSIFNSLPVAQLIHTRLGPTLSLMTVTLIISIVIAVPLGVLAAWKAGTWIDRGIMALAVLGFSTPVFVLGYVLSFSVSLKLGWLPVQGYTTLDHGVWPWLRNLLLPSISLGFIYIALIARVTRATMLEVLQQDYIRTAAAKGLGQQAILYVHALKNASVPIATAIGIGVALLIGGAVVTESVFAIPGLGRLTVDAILQRDYPVIQGVVLVCSFAYVLVNLLIDVLYSVLDPRIRY; encoded by the coding sequence ATGTACGCCTATATATTGAAACGGATCGGCGCCACCGTGCCCGTGCTGGCGATGGTGGGGGTCTTCGTGTTCGGCCTGCTGTTCGTGGCGCCCGGCGACCCCGCCGCCATCGTGGCGGGGGACCAGGCCAGCCCGGCGGACATCGCGCGCATCCGGGCGGCGATGGGCCTGGACCGCCCTTTCCTGGTGCAACTGGGCGAGTGGTTCTGGAACATCCTGCACGGCGACCTGGGCAAGTCCATCTTCAATTCCCTGCCGGTGGCGCAGTTGATCCATACGCGGCTGGGGCCGACGCTGTCGCTGATGACCGTCACCCTCATTATCTCCATCGTCATCGCCGTGCCGCTGGGCGTGCTGGCCGCGTGGAAGGCCGGCACCTGGATAGACCGCGGCATCATGGCGCTGGCGGTGCTGGGCTTTTCCACGCCGGTCTTCGTGCTGGGCTACGTGCTGTCGTTCTCGGTCTCGCTGAAACTGGGCTGGCTGCCGGTGCAGGGCTACACCACGCTGGACCATGGCGTATGGCCGTGGCTGCGCAACCTGCTGCTGCCGTCGATCTCGCTGGGCTTCATCTACATCGCCCTGATCGCGCGGGTGACGCGCGCCACCATGCTCGAAGTGCTGCAACAGGACTACATCCGCACCGCCGCGGCCAAGGGCCTGGGGCAGCAGGCCATTCTCTACGTCCACGCATTGAAGAATGCGTCCGTGCCCATCGCCACCGCCATCGGCATCGGCGTGGCCCTGCTGATAGGCGGCGCCGTCGTCACCGAAAGCGTCTTCGCGATTCCCGGCCTGGGCCGGCTGACCGTCGACGCCATCCTGCAACGGGACTACCCCGTCATCCAGGGCGTGGTGCTGGTGTGCAGCTTCGCCTACGTGCTGGTCAACCTGCTGATCGACGTCCTGTATAGCGTCCTGGATCCGAGGATACGATATTGA
- a CDS encoding ABC transporter permease — translation MPDLFPARKKRGRLAQLFSRHAAVAIGGGILLLLILMAIFAPLLFTVDPTALAISQRLRAPSALHWFGTDMQGRDLYSRVIYGARISLITGFSVALLASAIGLLIGMVAGFVRMVDGVLMRAMDSVMSIPSVLLAIALMAMTRGSVINVIVAITVAEIPRVARLVRSVALSLREQPYVDGAIASGSGTARIIFRHIMPNTFAPLIVQATYICASAMITESILSFIGAGTPPSIPSWGNIMADGRMLWQAKFYIIAFPAAFLSLTVLAVNLLGDGLRDALDPRLNKEK, via the coding sequence ATGCCGGACCTGTTTCCCGCGCGGAAGAAACGCGGCCGCCTGGCGCAACTGTTCTCGCGCCACGCCGCCGTCGCGATCGGCGGCGGCATCCTGCTCCTGCTGATACTGATGGCGATCTTCGCGCCGCTGCTGTTCACCGTCGATCCCACGGCGCTGGCGATCTCGCAGCGGCTGCGCGCGCCTTCGGCCCTGCACTGGTTCGGCACCGACATGCAGGGACGCGACCTGTATTCGCGGGTCATCTACGGCGCCCGCATCTCGCTCATCACGGGTTTCTCGGTGGCGCTGCTGGCCTCGGCCATCGGCTTGCTGATCGGCATGGTGGCGGGCTTCGTCCGCATGGTCGACGGCGTGCTCATGCGGGCCATGGACAGCGTCATGTCCATTCCCTCGGTGCTGCTCGCGATCGCCCTGATGGCCATGACGCGCGGCAGCGTCATCAACGTGATCGTCGCCATTACGGTGGCGGAAATCCCCCGCGTCGCGCGCCTGGTCCGCAGCGTGGCGCTGTCCCTGCGCGAACAGCCTTATGTCGACGGCGCGATCGCCTCCGGGTCGGGCACCGCGCGGATCATTTTCCGGCACATCATGCCGAACACCTTCGCGCCGCTGATCGTGCAGGCCACCTATATCTGCGCCAGCGCCATGATCACCGAGTCGATTCTCTCCTTCATCGGCGCGGGCACGCCGCCCTCCATTCCGTCCTGGGGCAACATCATGGCCGACGGCCGCATGCTCTGGCAGGCCAAGTTCTACATCATCGCCTTTCCGGCGGCCTTCCTCTCCTTGACCGTGCTGGCCGTGAACCTGCTGGGCGATGGCCTGCGCGACGCGCTGGATCCCCGGCTGAACAAGGAGAAATGA
- a CDS encoding ABC transporter ATP-binding protein, with product MALLEVDDLQVHFRGRDGVNRAVDGLSFHVEQGETLAIVGESGCGKSVTSMSILRLLPRRSGRIAGSIRYGGKDLLSASDRELRRIRGNEISMIFQEPMTSLNPVLTIGRQIGETLRLHQGMDRQAARARAVEMLARVGIPEPARRVGEYPHQLSGGMRQRVMIAIALACKPMLLIADEPTTALDVTIQAQILGLMHDLKQDTGTSIILITHDLGVVAESAQRVMVMYAGRKVEEAPVRDLFAHPLHPYTRGLLGAVPRLGSSLRGEATRLAEIPGQVPSLRQPIVGCAFAGRCPQAVDVCRRIAPAMEAKRPGHVAACHMQPSEVAS from the coding sequence GTGGCCCTGCTGGAAGTCGACGACCTGCAAGTGCATTTCCGCGGCCGCGACGGCGTCAACCGCGCGGTCGACGGCCTGTCGTTCCATGTGGAGCAAGGCGAGACGCTGGCCATCGTCGGCGAATCGGGCTGCGGCAAATCGGTGACGTCGATGTCGATCCTGCGCCTGCTGCCCAGGCGCAGCGGACGCATCGCCGGCAGCATACGCTACGGCGGCAAGGACTTGCTGAGCGCCAGCGACCGCGAGTTGCGGCGCATACGCGGCAACGAGATCTCGATGATCTTCCAGGAGCCCATGACCAGCCTCAATCCGGTGCTGACCATAGGCCGCCAGATCGGCGAGACCTTGCGCCTGCACCAAGGCATGGACCGGCAGGCCGCGCGCGCCCGCGCGGTGGAGATGCTGGCGCGGGTCGGCATCCCGGAGCCGGCGCGGCGCGTGGGCGAATATCCGCACCAGCTTTCAGGCGGAATGCGGCAGCGCGTGATGATCGCCATCGCGCTGGCGTGCAAGCCCATGCTGCTGATCGCCGACGAGCCCACCACGGCGCTGGACGTGACGATACAGGCCCAGATCCTGGGCCTGATGCACGACCTCAAGCAGGACACCGGCACGTCCATCATCCTGATCACCCATGACCTGGGCGTGGTTGCCGAAAGCGCGCAGCGCGTCATGGTCATGTATGCGGGACGCAAGGTCGAGGAGGCGCCCGTGCGCGATCTGTTCGCCCACCCGCTGCATCCGTACACCCGCGGCCTGCTGGGCGCCGTCCCCCGGCTGGGCTCGTCCCTGCGGGGCGAGGCCACGCGGCTGGCCGAAATTCCCGGGCAGGTGCCCAGCTTGCGCCAGCCCATCGTCGGCTGTGCTTTCGCGGGGCGCTGTCCGCAAGCCGTCGACGTGTGCAGGCGGATCGCGCCCGCCATGGAAGCCAAGCGTCCCGGGCACGTCGCCGCCTGCCATATGCAGCCCAGCGAGGTGGCATCGTGA
- a CDS encoding ABC transporter ATP-binding protein, with amino-acid sequence MNRPLLEVNDLVKHYPVRAGWFGRQRQVVHAVDGVSFQIARGETLALVGESGCGKSTVGRCVLRLTPVTAGQVVLDGLRIDDMTDATLLPQRRRLQVVFQDPFSSLNPRMRVRDILAEPIRNFGLAADAGALRAMLESLMDRVGLPAEGLDRFPHEFSGGQRQRIGIAKALAAQPELIVCDEAVSALDVSVKAQIVNLLQDLQKELKLALLFISHDLAIVEHMTHRVIVMYLGTIVEVATKTQLFGNALHPYTRALLSAVPDPDPERTTRRIVLHGDIPSPIDPPSGCRFHTRCPQAQALCRQAAPPLKQYAPGHQAACHFIDAAADSLTGETA; translated from the coding sequence GTGAATCGGCCCCTGCTGGAAGTGAACGACCTGGTCAAGCATTACCCCGTCCGCGCCGGCTGGTTCGGGCGCCAGCGGCAGGTCGTGCATGCCGTGGACGGCGTGTCGTTCCAGATCGCGCGCGGCGAAACCCTGGCGCTGGTGGGCGAATCGGGATGCGGCAAGTCCACCGTGGGCCGTTGCGTGCTGCGCCTGACGCCGGTGACGGCGGGCCAGGTGGTGCTGGACGGCTTGCGCATCGACGACATGACCGACGCCACGCTATTGCCGCAACGCCGGCGCCTGCAGGTGGTGTTCCAGGACCCGTTCTCCAGCCTCAATCCGCGCATGCGCGTGCGCGACATCCTGGCCGAACCGATACGGAATTTCGGCCTGGCGGCCGATGCCGGCGCATTACGCGCCATGCTGGAAAGCCTGATGGACCGGGTGGGCCTGCCCGCCGAGGGACTGGACCGCTTCCCGCACGAGTTCTCCGGCGGGCAGCGCCAGCGCATCGGCATCGCCAAGGCGCTGGCGGCTCAACCCGAGCTGATCGTCTGCGACGAAGCGGTGTCGGCGCTGGACGTGTCGGTCAAGGCGCAGATCGTCAACCTTCTGCAGGACCTGCAGAAGGAATTGAAACTGGCGCTGCTGTTCATCAGCCACGACCTGGCCATCGTCGAACACATGACGCATCGGGTCATCGTCATGTACCTGGGCACCATCGTCGAGGTGGCTACCAAGACGCAATTGTTCGGCAATGCCCTGCACCCCTATACGCGCGCCCTGCTGTCGGCGGTGCCCGATCCCGACCCCGAGCGAACCACCCGGCGGATCGTGCTGCACGGGGATATTCCCAGCCCCATCGACCCGCCTTCCGGCTGCCGCTTTCACACGCGCTGTCCGCAGGCGCAGGCGCTTTGCCGCCAGGCGGCGCCCCCATTGAAGCAATACGCCCCCGGCCACCAGGCCGCATGCCACTTCATCGATGCGGCGGCCGATTCCCTCACCGGAGAAACCGCATGA